Below is a window of Mycolicibacterium rhodesiae NBB3 DNA.
ATCCTGCTCACCGGCAACGGGCCCAGCCCCAAGGACGGCGGCTGGGCATTCTGCTCCGGTGGCGATCAACGCATCCGCGGCCGCAGCGGCTACCAGTACGCATCGGGCGAGACCGCGGAGTCGGTCGATCCCGCGCGCGCCGGGCGGCTGCACATCCTCGAGGTGCAGCGGCTGATCCGGTTCATGCCGAAGGTCGTCATCTGTCTGGTCAACGGGTGGGCGGCCGGCGGCGGGCACAGCCTGCATGTGACGTGCGACCTCACGCTGGCCAGCCGGGAGCATGCGCGCTTCAAGCAGACCGACGCCGATGTCGGCAGCTTCGATGGCGGCTACGGCAGCGCGTACCTCGCCAAGCAGGTCGGCCAGAAGTTCGCCCGCGAGATCTTCTTCCTCGGCAGGCCGTATACCGCCGAGCAGATGCACGCGATGGGTGCTGTCAACGAGGTGGTCGACCACGTCGATCTGGAGAAGGTCGGACTCGAATGGGCGGCGGCCATCAACGGCAAGTCCCCGCAGGCGATCCGGATGCTCAAGTACGCCTTCAACCTGACCGACGACGGTCTGATGGGCCAGCAGCTGTTCGCCGGCGAGGCGACGCGGTTGGCGTATATGACCGATGAGGCCGTCGAGGGCCGCGACGCGTTCCTGGAGAAGCGCGACCCCGACTGGAGCCAGTTCCCCCGCTACTTCTGACCGTGATTTGGGTGCGCGTACGACCGCTGAGCGATCGTGCGAGCACCGAAATCGCCGAGGGGCTGGAGCTAGGGCCGGAAAGTCGTCTGGCCGTGCGGTGACTTCGCGAACGCGATCACCTTCGTCGGCTGCACGCGGAAGACCGGACGCGCACACCGTCGGGATCGAACACCTTGTCGTCGGCGTCGTAGTCCCAGTCCCCGTCGTACTTGTCGCGGTAGGCATCGGCGAGCGCGGTCAGAGTGGCCAGCCCGGTGACGCGTTCGGCGACGCCCTCCACCACGACGTCCAGTCCGTCTTTCCACTTGTTGCTGCCGGTGGTGACCGCGACGGACTTGCTGCGCTCGAGATTGCGGGCCTTCTGCTCGCCGGAGCCGGTGCAGAACACGAAACTGTCGTCGACCCACACCCCCACCAGGGGCGTCACATGTGGTCGACCGTCGCCGCGCACCGTGGTGAGCCAGTACAACTCCGCGTCAGCGAGGATCTTGCGCACGGTCCCGCCGTCGAGCGGCTCATCCGCTTCGCTGAATCGTTTGTCGAGCTCACCTTTCAAGGTCATAGAAATATCGACTGTAGGACGGTCGGCTAATCATCGCTCGTCGAGCGCGCATACGGCGCCACCTAGACTCGCCGACTGTGAGTAAGAATCCGCTGCGCTGGCTCTCCGAACAGGTGCTGCTGGCGGGCATGCGGCCACCGCTGGCCGCGCAAGTGCTGCTGCGCCGCCCGGACCGCGACGACATCGACCTCAGCGGCAAGCGCATCCTGCTGACCGGGGCGTCGTCGGGCATCGGCGAAGCGGCCGCGGAGAAGTTCGCCCGGCGCGGCGCCACGGTGGTGGTCGCCGCTCGCAGGCAGGAACTCCTGGACGAAGTCGTCGGCCGGATCACCGCCGCAGGCGGAACGGCGAAGGCCCATGCCTGCGACCTGTCCGACCTGGACGCCGTCGACGACTTGGTCGCCACGCTCGAGCGCGATCTCGGCGGCATCGACATCCTGATCAACAACGCCGGACGCTCGATCCGTAGGCCGTTGGCAGAATCCCTCGACCGCTGGCATGACGTCGAGCGGACGATGGCGTTGAACTATTACTCGCCGCTACGGCTCATCCGTGGCCTGGCGCCGGGCATGCGCGAACGCGGCGACGGCCACATCATCAACGTGTCGACGTGGGGTGTGCTGAACGAATCGTCGCCGCTGTTCTCGGTCTACAACGCGTCCAAGGCGGCGCTGTCGTCCGTCAGCCGCGTCATCGAGACCGAGTGGGGCGCCGACGGTGTGCACTCGACGACGCTGTACTACCCGCTCGTTCTCACGCCGATGATCGCCCCCACCCGGGCCTACGACGGCCTGCCCGGGTTGAGCGCCGACGAGGCAGCCGACTGGATGATCACCGCCGCACGTGTCCGTCCGGTGCGCATCGCGCCGCGGATGGCCGTGACCGCCCAGGCGGTGAACACGTTCGCCCCCGGCGCGGTGAATGCGGTGATGAAACGCCAACGCGTACAACCCAGTAGCTGAACCATGCCTGACATCGCCAACATCGCCGACATCGTGCGCGTCCACGCACGGCTACGGCCCGACACCACGGCGCTGATCGTCGGCGACCGCACGATCACCTTCGCCGAGCTCGACGCACGGTCCAGTCAGGCTGCGCAGGCGTTCCGCGCGGCCGGCGTCGGGTTCGGCGATCGGGTGGCCTTCATCGAGAAGAACAGCGCGGAGTTCTTCGAGGTGGTTTTCGGCCTTGCCAAGCTGGGCGCCGTTGGCGTGCCGGTGAACTGGCGGCTGGCACCACCGGAGATGGCGCACATCATCGACGACGCCCAGGCCCGCATCGTGGTCGTGGGATCGGAGTTCTTCGGCCACGTCGAGGCGATCGAGGATGGGCTGACGACGGTGACGGGCATCGTGGCGATCGGCACGCACGACCGCTGGCAGTCCTTCGAGGACTGGATCGACGGCCATGTCGGCGAAGACCCCGGTGTCGCAACGGGTTCCGACGATGTCGCCTTGCTGATGTACACGTCGGGCACCACAGGACTGCCCAAGGGCGTCATGCTGTCCAACGGCAACTATCTCTGCAAGTCAACTGGTATCTCCCAACAGTGGCGGTTCACCGCAGACAGCGTCAGTCTGGCCGTCATGCCGATGTTCCACATGGCCGGCTCCGGGTGGGTGTTCGTCGGACTCTACGAGGGCGCCACCACCGTGGTGCTGCGCGACGTCGACCCGATCGCGATCCTGGATTCCATTGTCCAGCATCGGATCACCAATCTCTTGCTCGTGCCCGCGGTGATTCAGATGATGCTGAATTCACCGGCTGTGGACGACGCGGACTTCTCCAGCGTGCGGGCCATCGTCTACGGCGCCTCGCCCATCACCGACGACGTTCTCATCAGAGGCCTGGAACGCTTCGGGTGTGAGTTCCTCCAGGTGTACGGACTGACCGAAACCACCGGCTCGGTCACACAGCTCGACGAACACGATCCGGCGGGGCGCCCAGAACTGTTGCGTTCCTGCGGCAAACCGTATCCGTGGGTCGAACTGCGCATCGTCGACAACGGCGGCCGTACGGTACCCGTCGGCACAGTCGGCGAGGTGTGGACTCGATCGGCGCAGAACATGCGCGGCTACTGGAACAACCCCGACGCCACCGCGGCGACGGTCACCGATGACGGCTGGCTGAAGACCGGTGACGCCGGCTACGTCGACCGGGACGGCTATGTCTATCTGCACGACCGGAAGAAGGACATGATCGTCTCCGGCGGAGAGAACGTGTACCCGATCGAGGTCGAGAACGTCCTGATGACCCACGCAGGCGTCGACGACGTCGCGATCATCGGGGTGCCGGACGAGAAATGGGGTGAAGCGGTCAAGGCGATCGTCGTGCCTACCGCCGGAACCGCGCCGACCGAAGCGGAACTCATCGCCTACGCGCGTGAACGGCTCGCCGGTTTCAAGCTGCCCAAGTCTGTCGACTTCACCGACGTGCTGCCCCGCAACCCGAGCGGCAAGCTGCTCAAGCGGGTGCTTCGAGAGCCGCACTGGCAGGGCGTGGACCGTCGAATCGGCTGATCGCGCGTGATAGACACGTTCGTATGGAGATCCTGGCCAGCCGCATGCTCATCCGGCCGGCGGACTATCAGCGCTCGCTCACCTTCTACCGCGACGAACTCGGCCTGGCGATCGCCAGGGACTATGGCGCAGGCACGGTGTTTTATGCCGGGCAGTCACTGATCGAACTCGCAGGCCACGGGACGCCCCGCGCGGGCGGGACGATGTGGCTGCAGGTCCGCGACGTCTACGCCGCGGAGGAAGAGCTGACGGGCCGCGGCGTACCCGTTGCGCGTGAGGCCCGTCAGGAGCCGTGGGGGCTGCACGAGATGCACGTCACCGATCCCGACGGCGTGCTGCTGATCTTCGTGCAGGTCCCCGAGAACCATCCGCTGCGGCGCGACAACCGCCAGTAGCTCAGTGCGCGACAGCCAGCGGCCATCCGACCGAGGCCAGCCGCGCGGCGACCTGGTGGATCTCCTCGGGGTTCGGCTCTACGTCGGTGATCGTGTGGATCGCGGCGCGGATCTCCTGCTCGCTGACGGTGTCGGAGTCGGTGCCCTTCAACACGGTCTGCGCGGCCTTGACGACTTCCTCTTCGGAAAGCGATCGCTTGAGTAGGGCGAGCAGCGCGAAGTAGTCCTTCGGCGGCACGCCCTCGGGATAACCGTCGTGCAGCCAGTCCAGCACCTTGTCCAGAACGCTCTGATTTGCAGTCATGTTGTGCCAGCTCACTTCTTGGGCATGAAGGGGAAGAGGTCGATACCGGTGTGGTGGATGATTGTGGCCCGCGTGATCCAGAGGACGGCGGTGAGGATCACCCAGCCGACGAACACGAAGAGGCCGATCCCCAGAAACTTCAGTGCCGGGTTTGGCGCGACCGTTGTGCCGTCGGCGTTTTGGCCACCCCCGCCGTTGGAGAAGGCCACCAGCCCGGCCGCGAACACCGCGGGCAGGCCCGCACCGAGAAGCAGTCCGACGACGAGCACCTTGAAAATGCTCTCGAAATAAGTCATCAGCGTTTCCTTCGTTGTCCGCTAGACCGACGCCGTGGGCTTGGGTTCGTCGGCGGCCTCACGTACGTCCGCAGGCACGACGGAGTTCGTGGAGCTGTCCCAGTCCGCGTTGACGTTGCTGCTGTCCACCTTCTGCTGCTGGGCGCGCCACCACATGTAGAAGGACAGCGCCACCAGGACGAGGAAGATCAGACCGTCACCGGCCAGTGCAGAACCGGTGAGCGACTCGACGCCATACGAGAGCCAGTACGCCAGCGCACCCATGATTCCGGCGGCGGGCAGCGTGATCAGCCACGCAATGGCCATCCGGCCTGCGACCGACCACCGGACCTGGGCGCCGGGCTTGCCGACACCGCTGCCCAGGATCGATCCCGTCGCGACGTGAGTCGTTGACAGCGCCATACCGGCAGCGCTCGAGCTCAAGATGATTGCGGCCGAGGATGCTTCGGCGGCGAAGCCCTGCGGCGACTCGATCTCGACGAGCCCCTTGCCCAGCGTGCGGATGACGCGCCAGCCGCCGAGGTAGGTGCCGAGGCCGATGGCGACCGCGCAGCTGAAGATGATCCAGAACGGCAGACCCTGTTCCTTGACATCGCCCGACAGGTGGCCGGTCGTGATGAGGGCGAGCGCGATGACGCCCATGGTCTTCTGCGCGTCGTTGGTGCCGTGCGACAAGGCGACCAGCGAGGCGGTCGCGATCTGGCCCCAGCGGAAGCCCTCCCGCCGCCGGCTCTCGACGACGTTGCGGGTGAGCCGGTACACCAGCCACGTACCGCACCCCGCGACCAAGCACGCGATGACCGGCGCGGCCACGGC
It encodes the following:
- a CDS encoding 1,4-dihydroxy-2-naphthoyl-CoA synthase, whose translation is MSDNDSLRASSSSDDPFDSSAWQPVDGFELTDITYHRHVVDGRPQPTVRVAFDRPEVRNAFRPHSVDELYRVLDHARMWPEIGVILLTGNGPSPKDGGWAFCSGGDQRIRGRSGYQYASGETAESVDPARAGRLHILEVQRLIRFMPKVVICLVNGWAAGGGHSLHVTCDLTLASREHARFKQTDADVGSFDGGYGSAYLAKQVGQKFAREIFFLGRPYTAEQMHAMGAVNEVVDHVDLEKVGLEWAAAINGKSPQAIRMLKYAFNLTDDGLMGQQLFAGEATRLAYMTDEAVEGRDAFLEKRDPDWSQFPRYF
- a CDS encoding SDR family oxidoreductase; the protein is MSKNPLRWLSEQVLLAGMRPPLAAQVLLRRPDRDDIDLSGKRILLTGASSGIGEAAAEKFARRGATVVVAARRQELLDEVVGRITAAGGTAKAHACDLSDLDAVDDLVATLERDLGGIDILINNAGRSIRRPLAESLDRWHDVERTMALNYYSPLRLIRGLAPGMRERGDGHIINVSTWGVLNESSPLFSVYNASKAALSSVSRVIETEWGADGVHSTTLYYPLVLTPMIAPTRAYDGLPGLSADEAADWMITAARVRPVRIAPRMAVTAQAVNTFAPGAVNAVMKRQRVQPSS
- a CDS encoding fatty acid--CoA ligase; protein product: MPDIANIADIVRVHARLRPDTTALIVGDRTITFAELDARSSQAAQAFRAAGVGFGDRVAFIEKNSAEFFEVVFGLAKLGAVGVPVNWRLAPPEMAHIIDDAQARIVVVGSEFFGHVEAIEDGLTTVTGIVAIGTHDRWQSFEDWIDGHVGEDPGVATGSDDVALLMYTSGTTGLPKGVMLSNGNYLCKSTGISQQWRFTADSVSLAVMPMFHMAGSGWVFVGLYEGATTVVLRDVDPIAILDSIVQHRITNLLLVPAVIQMMLNSPAVDDADFSSVRAIVYGASPITDDVLIRGLERFGCEFLQVYGLTETTGSVTQLDEHDPAGRPELLRSCGKPYPWVELRIVDNGGRTVPVGTVGEVWTRSAQNMRGYWNNPDATAATVTDDGWLKTGDAGYVDRDGYVYLHDRKKDMIVSGGENVYPIEVENVLMTHAGVDDVAIIGVPDEKWGEAVKAIVVPTAGTAPTEAELIAYARERLAGFKLPKSVDFTDVLPRNPSGKLLKRVLREPHWQGVDRRIG
- a CDS encoding VOC family protein, translated to MEILASRMLIRPADYQRSLTFYRDELGLAIARDYGAGTVFYAGQSLIELAGHGTPRAGGTMWLQVRDVYAAEEELTGRGVPVAREARQEPWGLHEMHVTDPDGVLLIFVQVPENHPLRRDNRQ
- a CDS encoding DUF3349 domain-containing protein, giving the protein MTANQSVLDKVLDWLHDGYPEGVPPKDYFALLALLKRSLSEEEVVKAAQTVLKGTDSDTVSEQEIRAAIHTITDVEPNPEEIHQVAARLASVGWPLAVAH
- a CDS encoding inorganic phosphate transporter, which gives rise to MSAELIILVLLITTALAFDFTNGFHDTGNAMATSIATGALKPKTAVLLAGILNLVGAFLSVEVAVTVTTSVLKVQDTKTGALIPNIDASTGLTIIFAGLIGGILWNLLTWLFGIPSSSSHALFGGLIGAGLAALGMAGVNWSGVTGKVLIPAVAAPVIACLVAGCGTWLVYRLTRNVVESRRREGFRWGQIATASLVALSHGTNDAQKTMGVIALALITTGHLSGDVKEQGLPFWIIFSCAVAIGLGTYLGGWRVIRTLGKGLVEIESPQGFAAEASSAAIILSSSAAGMALSTTHVATGSILGSGVGKPGAQVRWSVAGRMAIAWLITLPAAGIMGALAYWLSYGVESLTGSALAGDGLIFLVLVALSFYMWWRAQQQKVDSSNVNADWDSSTNSVVPADVREAADEPKPTASV